A genomic stretch from Plasmodium cynomolgi strain B DNA, chromosome 8, whole genome shotgun sequence includes:
- a CDS encoding endonuclease (putative), whose amino-acid sequence FVQFVNKKIPSTIKKIDDIKSFTGKKFIIDGTFFIYKFMYVAWKHVINDKNREKRYKANDLTTHILVRQYMIKKSIELLKNQHEYFKSLKINTLYIIEDIGARYELQPLDYKCKKHVWKERDSLRKKKNLFDILNVDASKGGGTRSGCSPSGCPPSGDSPSGCSPSGCPPCGDSPSGCSPSGCPPCGDSPSAHCASSAKGSGEIGPSENANPNVNPPNSANKHFGENKSAISSMSEGKSQKKCKMEIVVDEDGIHDLFKKNIFIKINSKTANDIYNYLSLEKIPIFITKNDAEKECAIQCSHEKDIVVSDDMDALAFGAPNLIRFIMNKKKRHIINKDELLNELNINYEQFIDFCILSGCDYSAKIPGIGPVKAHKIIKKYKTIETFLESSAFNKYKNSKLFDQKLNGISMSLNDYIVNEFTYEQARKVFFNSY is encoded by the coding sequence TTCGTCCAATTTGTGAACAAGAAAATCCCGAgtaccataaaaaaaatagatgaCATAAAAAGCTTCACAGGAAAAAAGTTTATAATCGATGGCACCTTctttatatacaaatttatgtACGTAGCATGGAAGCATGTAATTAATGACAAAAATCGTGAGAAGAGATATAAAGCCAATGACTTGACGACACACATTCTGGTCAGACAGTacatgattaaaaaaagcatcgAGTTGCTGAAAAATCAACATGAGTATTTTAAGTccttaaaaattaacacgCTTTATATTATTGAAGACATCGGGGCCAGGTATGAATTGCAGCCTCTGGATTATAAATGTAAGAAGCATGTGTGGAAAGAGAGAGATTCtctgaggaagaagaaaaacctCTTTGACATTTTGAACGTAGACGCATCCAAGGGAGGGGGAACGAGGAGTGGGTGTTCACCAAGTGGGTGTCCACCAAGTGGGGACTCTCCGAGTGGGTGTTCACCAAGTGGGTGTCCACCATGTGGGGACTCTCCGAGTGGGTGTTCACCAAGTGGGTGTCCACCATGTGGGGACTCTCCGAGTGCACATTGTGCAAGCAGTGCGAAGGGAAGCGGCGAGATAGGCCCAAGCGAAAACGCAAACCCCAATGTGAATCCCCCTAACAGCGCGAACAAACACTTTGGGGAAAACAAGAGCGCCATCAGCAGCATGAGCGAAGGCAAAAGCCAgaagaaatgcaaaatggaaatcgTTGTGGACGAAGATGGTATTCAcgatttgtttaaaaaaaatatttttataaaaatcaaCTCCAAAACGGCCAACGATATTTATAACTATTTGTCCCTGGAGAAAATACCAATctttataacaaaaaatgatgcaGAGAAAGAATGCGCAATTCAGTGCTCGCACGAAAAAGACATTGTCGTGTCAGACGATATGGATGCATTGGCATTTGGAGCACCCAACTTAATACGCTtcattatgaataaaaagaaaagacaTATAATAAACAAAGATGAACTGCTGAATGAGTTAAACATAAACTATGAACAGTTCATCGATTTTTGCATCCTTTCAGGGTGCGACTACAGCGCTAAAATACCGGGCATTGGGCCGGTGAAGGCgcacaaaattattaagaAGTACAAAACGATAGAGACCTTTTTGGAGTCCAGTGCTTTTAACAAGTATAAAAATTCCAAGCTGTTCGACCAGAAACTAAATGGCATATCCATGTCGCTTAACGACTACATTGTTAACGAGTTTACATACGAACAGGCACGCAAGGTATTTTTCAACTCTTAT
- a CDS encoding hypothetical protein (putative) translates to MVYGIIIHSSECHEKYYFSYYYGEEKIAEEEEEEEEKEKEEEEKGKHDCIRQRTIIKRVLEEITYYENEKVKTDNTIKNHREKYLDLLGTFLSK, encoded by the exons ATGGTGTATGGAATAATAATCCACTCGTCCGAATGCCACGAGAAATACTATTTCAGCTATTACTacggggaggagaaaattgcggaggaggaggaggaggaggaggagaaggagaaggaggaagaagaaaaaggaaaacacgaCTGCATTAGACAACGA ACCATTATTAAAAGAGTCCTTGAAGAAATAACTTActatgaaaatgaaaaagtgaaaactgATAATACGATCAAGAATCACAGGGAGAAGTATTTGGATTTGCTGGGCACGTTCCTCTCAAAgtag
- a CDS encoding 26S proteasome regulatory subunit 4 (putative): MGNTQGGMNNNPYGFLGKKDDKDKGKDREKKKLESAPPSHIGKRKKKKKGVTGHSKLPTVTPNTKCRLKLLKLERIKDYLLLEEEFITNQEQIKTTEDKNYVKLKIDDLRGSPMSVGTLEELIDENHGIIATSVGPEYYVNILSFVDKDLLEPGCSVLLNNKTNSVVGILLDEVDPLVSVMKVEKAPLESYADIGGLESQIQEIKEAVELPLTHPELYEDIGIKPPKGVILYGPPGTGKTLLAKAVANETSATFLRVVGSELIQKYLGDGPKLVREMFKVAEDHAPSIVFIDEIDAVGTKRYEATSGGEREIQRTMLELLNQLDGFDSRGDVKVIMATNRIDSLDPALIRPGRIDRKIQLPNPDTKTKRRIFQIHTSKMTMSPDVDLEEFVMSKDELSGADIKAICTEAGLLALRERRMKITQVDLRKARDKALYQKKGNIPEGLYL; the protein is encoded by the exons ATGGGAAACACGCAAGGTGGAATGAACAACAACCCCTACGGATTtttag GCAAAAAAGATGATAAGGATAAGGGAAAAGacagggaaaagaaaaagctagAAAGCGCACCCCCCTCACATAtagggaaaagaaagaaaaaaaaaaaaggagtcacCGGACATTCCAAATTACCGACGGTTACCCCCAATACGAAATGCAGATTAAAACTTCTAAAGTTGGAACGAATAAAAGATTACCTACTGTTGGAAGAAGAATTTATTACAAACCAAGAGCAGATAAAAACGacagaagataaaaattatgtgaaACTAAAAATTGATGATTTGAGAGGTTCGCCAATGAGTGTTGGAACGCTGGAAGAATTGATTGACGAAAATCATGGAATTATTGCCACGTCAGTAGGACCAGAgtattatgtaaatatactATCGTTTGTTGATAAGGATTTATTGGAGCCAGGATGTTCAGTTCTGCTAAATAACAAAACGAACAGCGTCGTTGGGATATTGTTGGATGAAGTGGACCCATTAGTTTCTGTTATGAAAGTGGAGAAAGCTCCCCTAGAATCCTATGCCGACATTGGTGGCCTAGAATCACAAATCcaagaaattaaagaagCAGTAGAATTGCCATTAACCCATCCTGAGTTGTATGAAGATATTGGTATTAAACCACCAAAGGGAGTTATATTGTATGGCCCCCCAGGCACCGGAAAAACTCTCTTAGCCAAAGCTGTGGCCAACGAAACATCGGCAACTTTCCTAAGGGTTGTAGGTTCAGAATTAATACAGAAATATTTAGGAGATGGACCTAAGCTAGTTAGAGAAATGTTTAAGGTGGCAGAAGATCATGCACCTTCCATCGTTTTTATTGACGAAATTGATGCTGTCGGTACGAAGAGATATGAAGCGACTAGTGGAGGGGAGAGAGAAATTCAAAGAACCATGTTAGAACTACTAAACCAGTTAGATGGTTTTGATTCGAGGGGAGATGTTAAGGTCATTATGGCAACTAACCGAATTGATTCACTAGACCCGGCTTTAATTCGACCAGGAAGAATAGACAGAAAAATACAGCTACCAAATCCGGACACAAAAACGAAGAGAAGAATTTTCCAAATCCATACAAGCAAAATGACTATGTCCCCAGATGTCGATTTGGAAGAATTTGTTATGTCCAAGGATGAGTTATCCGGTGCAGATATTAAGGCCATATGTACCGAGGCAGGGTTGTTGGCTCTGCGCGAAAGAAGAATGAAAATTACGCAGGTGGACTTGCGTAAGGCAAGAGATAAAGCACTATACCAGAAAAAGGGCAACATCCCCGAGGGGTTGTACTTGTAA
- a CDS encoding hypothetical protein (putative) — MLLYKFIIGELLINICALGVTTNSIVAGISSMYFIYDYIITFVYYVHIPKIQIQIYNIEESILINFTNYMFKKEELQKLQSNFDIHSKRFLYDSKRGGSPGGNIVPVRNASPLEVPEKNNEECNKEKQFPYKEELEQNNEQGINARSRTSIMRKKKNPMKKASVLVNFTNRLKNMCTFKNSNLLNYADSGGQVRTTDFAVLEDKQRHSKATKKKHKRLNTHHFEQPKSKKKSGNFSDHESTVINYFYKNINKDNVHPLKRSNSCPLSFAKSHDAPSDGLPGADATEEGKVRKYRSLNVTLDSELASAKGEGPSRTGSRGDSGGDRGGDRGGCRHRDKRSRDEGANGEDTPSTPNTPNTPNTHNVGTKKFFFKSISFPVNKFEKTKYNEKKQKMERIQFLYEMEKNFHVKNKISIDDSELKDESSEQNDSQASDDHNMYDSCNEDMRKIQDIENYNKLKKEIENIVYTNTSMYYSLNAILSRKFEIQKNKNCLVGKXNVFLNSVMFLTVIYKIIMSILNIIFIRIYIRDPFSKIIEKMCLFFNIKNNIAIIYGPYISLLYISYIVAINMKKFLQQVIQISTYFSFYFKLFSNMWILLISELMGLYFVTNSLLLTSYIPVNYNHIMNFVMGNNYDYNIFHLHSDYVFITSFTSTFCLAFVSNYYIRLARMFNTSIWYRLLTF, encoded by the exons ATGTTATTGTACAAATTTATCATCGGAGAGCTCCTCATAAATATCTGTGCCCTTGGAGTAACGACCAATTCTATCGTTGCGGGTATATCCTCcatgtattttatatacgATTACATTATCACCTTTGTGTATTATGTGCATATTCCGAAAATACAAATACAGATTTATAATATCGAAGAAAGTATACTAATTAATTTCACTAattatatgtttaaaaaggaggaactCCAAAAGTTGCAAAGTAACTTTGACATCCATTCAAAACGGTTTCTGTACgattcaaaaaggggaggatcTCCTGGGGGGAATATCGTTCCTGTTAGGAATGCTTCTCCTTTGGAAGtaccagaaaaaaataatgaagaatgCAATAAGGAAAAACAGTTTCCATACAAAGAGGAACtcgaacaaaataatgaacaAGGAATTAATGCGCGAAGTAGAACTTCcataatgagaaaaaaaaaaaatcctatgAAGAAAGCTTCCGTACTTGTGAATTTCACCAACcggttaaaaaatatgtgcacctTTAAAAATAGCAACTTGTTAAATTATGCGGATAGCGGCGGTCAGGTGAGAACCACCGACTTTGCCGTTTTGGAGGACAAGCAGAGGCACTCAAAAGCGACTAAGAAGAAACACAAGAGACTAAATACGCACCATTTTGAGCAaccaaaaagtaaaaagaaaagtggaAATTTCAGCGACCATGAATCGACTGTTattaactatttttataaaaatataaacaaagaTAATGTGCACCCTTTGAAGAGGTCAAATAGTTGCCCGCTTTCCTTTGCCAAAAGTCATGACGCCCCGTCTGACGGTCTACCCGGTGCGGACGCGACGGAGGAGGGGAAGGTCAGGAAGTACAGATCCCTAAATGTGACGCTTGACAGTGAACTCGCCTCCGCGAAGGGGGAAGGCCCCAGTCGCACGGGGAGTCGAGGCGACAGCGGTGGTGACAGAGGCGGTGACAGAGGCGGGTGCCGACACAGGGATAAACGCAGCCGAGATGAAGGAGCAAACGGGGAAGACACGCCCAGCACGCCCAACACGCCCAACACGCCCAACACGCACAACGTAGGCAccaaaaaattcttcttcaaaagCATCAGCTTCCCAGTGAACAAATTCGAAAAAACCAAGTACAacgagaagaagcaaaaaatggagcgcattcaatttttgtacgaaatggaaaagaatttccatgtaaaaaataaaataagcataGATGACAGCGAATTGAAGGACGAGTCCAGCGAACAGAACGACAGCCAGGCAAGTGATGACCACAATATGTATGACTCGTGTAATGAAGATATGCGCAAAATACAAGACAttgaaaattacaataaattaaaaaaagaaatagaaaatattgtgTACACAAATACGAGTATGTATTATTCCTTAAATGCAATATTGAGCAGGAAGTTTGAAATtcaaaagaataaaaattgccTAGTGGGGAAANTTAATGTCTTTTTAAATTCGGTCATGTTTTTAACAgtcatttataaaattattatgtccattttgaacataatatttataagaatatatataagggATCCTTTTTCCAAGATTATCGAAAagatgtgtttattttttaatataaaaaataatatagccATAATTTATGGGCCATATATATCCTTATTGTACATTTCGTACATCGTAGCAATTAAcatgaagaaatttttacaacagGTTATTCAGATATCGacttatttttctttttattttaaacttttttcaaacatgtggattttgttaatttccGAATTAATGGGCCTCTATTTTGTGACCAACTCTTTGCTCTTAACTTCCTACATTCCTGTAAATTACAATCACATTATGAATTTTGTCATGGGAAATAATTAtgattataatatatttcatttgcACTCTGATTATGTTTTCATCACGTCCTTTACGTCtac CTTTTGCCTCGCATTTGTTAGCAATTATTACATT CGCCTTGCCCGAATGTTTAACACGAGCATATGGTATCGCCTTTTGACTTTTTAA
- a CDS encoding hypothetical protein (putative), which translates to MNTPAQTNSNRKMNQPADIKYQFTKTKICRHFLENRCMNKENCNYAHVLEELRPLPNLENTKLCKSVKKKIPCYNPNCKYAHRIEKLQPSTDLATYKTTLCYFWKKKKCMNQDKCRFAHETPYNKRTNQTHSYLLEEERVPDILSSIHLFESNPVMENGLFQLNDNFLNICNRLNFDMDELYAPPGYTYSREHEQKESEENNIWEDSIVDMNFLNLDYLNDEEEVAKYELFRGSSLDVNLENIQALSVRVNQDAHMSMSRNYDANMW; encoded by the exons ATGAATACACCGGCACAAACCAACAGTAACCGCAAGATGAACCAACCGGCAGACATAAAATATCAATTTACGAAAACCAAAATTTGCAGACACTTCCTAGAAAACAGATGTATGAATAAAGAAAACTGCAACTATGCTCATGTGCTGGAAGAATTAAGACCTCTACCCAACTTAGAAAATACCAAATTGTGCAAAAgcgttaagaaaaaaatcccctGCTATAACCCGAACTGTAAATATGCCCATAGAATTGAGAAGTTGCAACCCAGTACTGACCTGGCCACGTACAAAACTACTCTGTGTTATTtctggaaaaagaaaaaatgtatgaatcAGGATAAGTGCAGATTTGCTCATG AGACACCATATAACAAACGAACGAATCAGACACACAGCTACCtattggaagaagaaagggtTCCAGATATCCTGTCCAGCATACATCTATTCGAGAGCAACCCAGTGATGGAAAATGGTTTATTCCAGCTGAAtgataactttttaaatatatgtaacagATTGAACTTCGACATGGACGAGCTTTATGCCCCCCCAGGATACACTTATTCTAGAGAACACGAGCAGAAGGAGTCGGAAGAGAACAACATTTGGGAAGACTCCATTGTAGATATGAATTTTCTGAACTTGGATTACCTTaacgatgaggaagaagttgcaaaatatgaattatttcGGGGCAGTAGCCTTGACGTGAATCTGGAGAACATCCAAGCCTTAAGTGTGCGAGTAAATCAGGACGCACACATGAGTATGAGTAGAAATTATGACGCAAATATGTGGA
- a CDS encoding tubulin beta chain (putative): MREIVHIQAGQCGNQIGAKFWEVISDEHGIDPSGTYRGDSDLQLERVDVFYNEATGGRYVPRAILMDLEPGTMDSVRAGPFGQLFRPDNFVFGQTGAGNNWAKGHYTEGAELIDAVLDVVRKEAEGCDCLQGFQITHSLGGGTGSGMGTLLISKIREEYPDRIMETFSVFPSPKVSDTVVEPYNATLSVHQLVENADEVQVIDNEALYDICFRTLKLTTPTYGDLNHLVSAAMSGVTCSLRFPGQLNSDLRKLAVNLIPFPRLHFFMIGFAPLTSRGSQQYRALTVPELTQQMFDAKNMMCASDPRHGRYLTACAMFRGRMSTKEVDEQMLSVQNKNSSYFVEWIPHNTKSSVCDIPPKGLKMAVTFVGNSTAIQEMFKRVSDQFTAMFRRKAFLHWYTGEGMDEMEFTEAESNMNDLVSEYQQYQDATAEEEGEFEEEEGDVEA; encoded by the exons atgagagaaatCGTTCACATCCAAGCCGGCCAGTGTGGTAATCAGATAGGTGCAAAGTTTTGGGAAGTCATATCCGACGAGCACGGCATAGATCCA AGTGGTACCTACAGAGGAGACAGTGACTTACAGTTAGAAAGAGTTGATGTGTTTTACAATGAAGCAACCGGTGGCAGGTACGTGCCCAGAGCCATTTTAATGGATTTGGAACCAGGAACTATGGATAGTGTGCGAGCAGGACCTTTTGGTCAGTTATTCAGACCTGACAATTTTGTATTTGGACAAACAGGAGCAGGAAACAATTGGGCCAAGGGACATTACACAGAAGGTGCCGAATTAATAGATGCAGTTTTAGACGTAGTTCGAAAGGAAGCAGAAGGATGTGATTGTCTGCAAGGATTTCAAATTACTCATTCTTTAGGTGGAGGTACAGGTAGTGGTATGGGAACCTTGCTGATTAGTAAAATTAGGGAAGAATATCCAGACCGTATTATGGAAACCTTTTCAGTATTCCCCTCCCCAAAAGTATCGGACACAGTTGTTGAGCCATACAATGCAACCCTATCTGTTCATCAATTGGTTGAAAATGCTGATGAAGTACAAGTTATAGATAATGAGGCCTTGTATGATATTTGTTTTAGAACATTGAAACTTACTACTCCAACTTATGGTGACTTAAATCACTTAGTTTCTGCTGCCATGTCAGGAGTTACATGTTCATTAAGATTTCCTGGTCAGTTAAATTCTGATTTGAGAAAATTAGCTGTTAATTTAATTCCCTTCCCACGTCTCCACTTTTTTATGATTGGTTTTGCACCACTAACAAGCAGAGGCAGTCAGCAATACAGGGCTCTAACAGTACCAGAGTTAACTCAACAGATGTTCGATGCCAAAAATATGATGTGTGCAAGTGACCCAAGACACGGAAGATACTTAACTGCCTGCGCCATGTTTAGAGGACGAATGTCAACTAAGGAGGTAGACGAGCAGATGCTCAGCGTACAGAACAAGAACTCCTCCTACTTCGTCGAATGGATTCCCCACAACACCAA GTCCAGCGTTTGTGATATTCCACCAAAGGGATTGAAAATGGCAGTCACCTTCGTAGGAAACTCCACAGCCATCCAGGAAATGTTCAAGAGAGTGTCAGATCAGTTTACGGCTATGTTCAGAAGGAAGGCATTTTTGCACTGGTACACAGGAGAAGGCATGGACGAAATGGAATTCACAGAAGCTGAGTCCAACATGAACGATTTGGTTTCCGAGTATCAGCAATACCAAGATGCAACAGctgaagaggaaggagaatttgaggaagaagaaggagacgtCGAAGCTTAG